A region of the Arthrobacter sp. FW306-07-I genome:
TCGTCATAATTCAGTACTGCCGCCAGACGCCGTTTACTGATCGTGCTGCTGATGCTCATGGCGGCTACGCTCCGGTCGGTGACGGGAGTCCGCTGTCTTCACGGAGGGGGATGCCGTAGAGCTTGCTGGCGTTTTCCCCCAGAATGCGGCGCCGGCGGTCCTCGGGAAAGCTTTCCGGAATAGACTCATAGGGCGAGTCGTAGTCCCAGTGCGGGTAGTCCGAGGAGAACATGAGACGGTCAGCGAAGCCGGATCCTTCAAACATCCCGAAGACATCCTCGAGCTGGTCCGGACGCTCCGGCTCTTCCAGTGGCTGGGTGCTGAACCAGAAATGCTCCTTCAGATATTCCGATGGTTTCCTCTGCAGGTGGGGAACCTCGTCCCGCAGAGCGTTGTAGGTTGCATCCAGGCGCCAGCTGAAGGGGGCGACCCAGTCCCAGCCCATTTCGAGAACGGCGATCTTGAGTTTGGGGAAGCGGTCGAAGACACCTTCAAAGATGAGGCTGGGAACGAGGGCCAGCGGCAGGACGCCAAATGCGGCGTGGGTTTCGGCGTAGAAGTTCTGGCGGCCTGCTCCGGTGGGCTGGCGGCCCATGCCCGGCACGTGGAAGGACAGCGGGATGTCGTAATGCTCGCAGGCTTCAAAGATCGGCCAGTAACGGTGCTTTCCGAGCGGATCCTGTCCCGAGGGCGACATGAGAACCTGAACGAACTTGTCCCCGTTTTCGCCCTCCTTGCAGCGCTCGATTTCCTTTTCACCCCCGGGGATGTCGCGGGCGACGGTGATGGAGGCCCGGAAGCGGTCGTCCGCCCCGCACCAGGTTTCGGCGAGGGCATTGTTGTAGGCGCGGTACAGGCTGGTCGCCAGCTGGTGCGGCATGTTCGCCCCGCCGTTGGTGATGATGTAGGTCTGGGGACAGGTCAGCACCGCAGCCGTCATGTCGAAGAGGTCCAGTACCTGTTCAACGGCCAGGTGCGGATCGACTCCGACCCGACCGTTCACGTCCACGGCGTCGAGCCTGTGAGTGAATTCGCGCTGTGATGGGTAGACGCCTCCACCCATGGCGCCAAGGCCATACCGGCTGATGTAGTCGCGCCACTGCTGGGGAAGGTGGCGTGCGACCTGGGGGTCGGTGGGCAGGGGCATCGGGTGGAAATCCACGTCGATGACGCCGAGCTTGGATCCGCGGGACGTCGCGGGAGTGTTGAGGGTGGTGATCGTCATGGTTGTTTCCTTGTTG
Encoded here:
- a CDS encoding amidohydrolase family protein → MTITTLNTPATSRGSKLGVIDVDFHPMPLPTDPQVARHLPQQWRDYISRYGLGAMGGGVYPSQREFTHRLDAVDVNGRVGVDPHLAVEQVLDLFDMTAAVLTCPQTYIITNGGANMPHQLATSLYRAYNNALAETWCGADDRFRASITVARDIPGGEKEIERCKEGENGDKFVQVLMSPSGQDPLGKHRYWPIFEACEHYDIPLSFHVPGMGRQPTGAGRQNFYAETHAAFGVLPLALVPSLIFEGVFDRFPKLKIAVLEMGWDWVAPFSWRLDATYNALRDEVPHLQRKPSEYLKEHFWFSTQPLEEPERPDQLEDVFGMFEGSGFADRLMFSSDYPHWDYDSPYESIPESFPEDRRRRILGENASKLYGIPLREDSGLPSPTGA